The following coding sequences lie in one Spinacia oleracea cultivar Varoflay chromosome 1, BTI_SOV_V1, whole genome shotgun sequence genomic window:
- the LOC130463267 gene encoding uncharacterized protein → MNDLGFPTFFIHLIMTCLTTTRYSLLINGNATELIQPRGLRQGDHLSPLLFTLCKEYSSREMCTIGEHSSFKFHRFKLFSNTTGLYLGVSISIGKFQAGDCELLANKMVSRIKVWSSRHLTFAGIMQLVNTVLMSISIYWAQIFILPKVVIKKINSVCKSFLWYGTYDDSGPGHIAWNNLCGNKDHGGLGFRNPSYGIKQLFAN, encoded by the exons ATGAATGATCTTGGCTTTCCTACTTTCTTTATCCATCTCATTATGACATGTCTAACCACCACAAGGTATTCCCTGTTGATCAATGGTAATGCCACTGAGCTCATTCAACCTAGAGGGTTGAGACAAGGAGAtcatctctctcctcttctcttCACCCTCTGCAAGGAGTATTCCTCTAGGGAAATGTGTACCATTGGAGAGCATTCTAGTTTCAAGTTTCACA GGTTTAAGCTCTTTTCCAATACTACAGGCTT GTATTTGGGAGTCTCAATTAGCATTGGCAAGTTTCAAGCTGGTGACTGTGAACTCTTAGCTAACAAAATGGTTTCAAGAATCAAAGTGTGGAGTTCTAGGCATTTAACTTTTGCTGGCATAATGCAATTGGTCAACACTGTACTGATGAGCATTAGTATCTACTGGGCTCAAATCTTCATCCTCCCAAAGGTTGTAATCAAGAAGATTAATTCTGTTTGCAAATCCTTTCTCTGGTATGGCACCTATGATGACAGTGGACCAGGGCATATTGCCTGGAACAACCTATGTGGTAATAAAGATCATGGTGGATTGGGGTTTAGAAACCCATCTTATGGAATCAAGCAGCTGTTTGCAAATTAG